A region from the Acomys russatus chromosome 20, mAcoRus1.1, whole genome shotgun sequence genome encodes:
- the LOC127204713 gene encoding 40S ribosomal protein S2-like — MSAVVTSQRCSCSRNKSGLGGRGGFHGGFGKGLRGRGRGRGRGCGRGRGARGGKTEDKEWIPVTKLGRLVKDMKIKSLEEIYLFSLPIKASEIIDFFLGASLKDEVLKIMPVQKQTRAGQRTRFKAFVAIGDYNGHVGLGVKCSKEVATAIRGAIILAKLSIVPVRRGYWANKIGKPHTVPCKVTGRCGSVLVHLIPAPRGTGIVSAPVPKKLLMMAGIDDCYTSARGCIATLGHFAKATFDAISKTYSYLTPDLSKETVFTKSPYQEFTDHLVKTHTRVSVQRTQVPAVATT; from the exons ATGTCTGCTGTTGTTACTTCCCAGAGATGTTCTTGCAGCCGAAACAAGTCAG GATTAGGAGGGCGAGGCGGCTTCCACGGGGGATTCGGCAAAGGTCTTAGGGGCCGAGGTCGTGGCCGAGGCCGTGGCTGTGGTCGAGGCCGCGGGGCTCGTGGAGGAAAAActgaagacaaggagtggatccctgTCACCAAACTGGGCCGCCTggttaaggatatgaagatcaagtccttggaggagatttatctgttctccTTGCCCATTAAGGCGtccgagattattgactttttcctgggcgcatccctaaaggatgaggttctcaagatcatgccagtgcagaagcagacacgggccggccagcggaccaggttcaaggcttttgtcgctattggggactacaatggtcacgttggtcttggtgttaagtgctccaaggaggtagccactgctatccgaggggccatcatcttggccaagctttccatcgtccctgtgcggagaggctactgggcgaacaagattggcaagccacacactgttccatgcaaggtgacaggccgctgtggctctgttttggtgcatctcatccctgcccccagaggcactggcattgtctctgctcctgtgcccaagaagctactgatgatggccggtattgatgactgctacacatcagccaggggctgtattGCCACCCTGGGccactttgccaaggccacttttgatgccatttccaagacctacagctacctgacacccgaCCTCtcgaaagaaactgtgttcactaagtctccttatcaggaattcactgatcatcttgtgaaaacccacaccagagtgtctgttcagaggacccaggttccagctgtggctaccacataa